TTGATGGGAACCCAGGACTGGCACGTTAAGGGTGGTGGGAGAGGCATGGAATCCAGAcaacaaaataatagtaaaatgacGTGAGATGTTAAATGCTATAAGTGGTAATAAAACGAAACAGGAGAAGGTAGGGAGATCAGGAGtgaggcaaggtgagggagagagCGATGAGGATAAGTGAGGGAACAGCAAATCTGACAAAGAAAATAGCTTTGAAACAGCGGAGAGGTGAAAGCCTTGTCCGGAGTGTTCAAGGGCCAGCacggaggccagtgtggctggagcagagcgaGTGACGTAGAAAGTGTGAGGAGATGAGAGCAAAGGGGCGGAGGGGGGTTGGTGGCGGGGGGCAGGTCTTTGGCTTTTGCTCTGAGGGAAATGGGGAGCCAAGGGAGGGTTTTGAACCAAGGAGGGAGTTTTACAAGATGGCCCCCCAGATGCCAAAAAATGCCCCCAAAATCGTGGATGGAAAAGTGAAGGGGGCCTGACCACAACAAAATGATGGTGGTGAGGAAGGAGTAGTCAGGGTCATGGAGGCCTGTGAACACCAGGCTGAAACACTCCGACTCTGCCCCAGGGGGGCACTGCAGAGTCGTGGACGGTTCTAAGCAGGGAAGGATCAGGGTCAGGTTTGGGTTTAGGAAGATTCCCCTGGCCACCTTGCGGAGGGTTCATTAGaaggggagactgaggctgggagcccaaggggagggagggaaaggaccCGGCTGGGCAGActagggaggggggaggggggagagacaCTCAGGGGACCAAGTGGACAGGccgtggggtgggtgggggagggagagaagtgaCCATgttgaggcccagggagggatgGGGTGACAGTGTGGATACCCCTGAGAAGGGGGTCCAGGAAAAGGGATAAGTTTAGAGAGACACTGAGGCCAGTGTGGGACCCAGTAGGTGGCAGGAGCCCAGGGGATGTCAAGGGGAAAGTGTCCAGGAGTCCATAGGATCCCAAGATCTGAGGTTCAGGAGAGAAGCAAGGACTAGGGAAAGAGAGGTGGGCATGATCCATACCTTGGCTCCTAACCAAGGCTCTTTGCTAGAATCTcagctgcccccagccctgcatCCCCACCCTGTCTCTCCTCTGAGTCATGTTTCCTGGTCTCTTCAGGAAGTCTCAGGGCTGGCAAAGCATGTCCCCAAGTGTCCTTCCAGGCTGTAGAGCGCTGGGTCAGAGCTCCTACTAGTTGGAAGAGAAGAGCGAACACCCCACAAGAGTAAAAGGAGAATATTTATAACATCATCATCTACTTATGTTCAATGATGAAGAGAGGCAAACACACAGGCTGAcagggccaggcaggggctgTGGCATGCAGGAAGGTGGGCCCAGATCTCAtttcctgggggaaaaaaagccaaaaatggGTATTTGAGATGAAATCTCCCAATTATTAAATGTAGCCATCTTATTCAGATTTAACTCAGATTTAAAATAACACAACTACCTCAGCCAAACAGAGCACATCTGGCGGCTGGATTCTGCACCCAGTTTGAGTCCGTGCCTTATAACTTCACCTGTGGAGCCAGATGACCTGGGTGCAAATCCTCAGCCTTGtgatttcctagctgtgtgactttgggcaagtagcctaacatctctgtgcctcagtttcatcatctgtaaaatggggataaacatCATATTTACCTGCCAGGGTTATTGTGAAAACTCAATGGGTTAATATGTGTGATGTGCttggaacagtgcttggcacataataagcactctaTATATGTTACTCATTATTATTGCATCCTGCTGAGATTCATATACAACATAGGTTTGTTTAAACCTCAAAACAGTCCTAGCAGGTAGGTGTCATTCGGAGACCCATTTtcgagatgaggaaacaggctcagtgaGGTAAGGTGATTCACCTTAGGTCACACATGAGCATGCGGGTCAGCCCTGGAAGCCAGAGCTCTTGCTCATCATTTCAGTAGTCTCTGCCCACTGTACCCTCCCAGCATGCCTGGGCCCGACCGAAGGATTGGATACACATGCCCTTCCCTGGCCCAGTGGCTGCCCACCTGCCGTGGGCCTGGGAAGTGACTCCTGCTCGGTACCCTCTTCCCCAGAGTTGGAGATGGCCAAGGCCCGGAACCAACTGGATGCTGTTCTGCAGTGTCTGCTGGAGAAGAGTCACATGGACAGGTTGGGACCTGGCCCAGCATGGGGTCATAGGGAGTCGGGGGCCCTGGGTGGGACCCCAGAGGCTGGCTTAGGGAGGAAGGGGCCCAATGGATGAGGCCACTGGGTGCCTTCCCACCCTGGGCCCTTGGAACCCTGAGCCTACAGTTCTCCTCTGCTACCAGGGAGCGTCTGGATGAGGAAGCTGGGAAGACCCCCTCAGACACCCACAACAAGTAAGTTTTATTGATGGGATCTGTGTTTGAGGGTTTGTGGTAGATAACTTCTTTCCTCATCCAAGCCCTGACCACCCTGCCCCATGCTTTCTCCACCACACTCCTAACCACTCTCCAtgtacaaaggccctggggcagcagAAGCTTAGGTCCCCTGATGATGCCACCTCGAGCCCCGGTGTGGGGGGAACACAAGGCCTAAGGATTTGGTGGCGTCTGTATGAGCTTGATCACAGTACCCCCAGGGTGCCCTTTGGGGGGTTTTGAGCAGGCATTTGTTCAAGGGTAAGCCTGCTGACTCCCTGTCTCTCCCCACAGGGATTGCTCCATCACGGCCAGCGGCAAACGGTAAGGTGGCAGGGGCCCCAGCCAGCTGATGAGAGGTCCTCAGTCCCCACCCCGGTCCTGAAATTCTCCCTCCCCACACAGGCCATCTGCCCGATTCCCCCATCAgcggaggaagaagaggagggagatggatGAGGGGCTGGCCGAGGGAGGGCCACAGCGATCCAGTGAGTAGGCGGTGgccctggagggcaggcagtGATGGGGGTCTACGTGACGATATTCATACCCCTCCCACTCACCACCCTAGACTCGTACGTGATCAAGCTGTTTGACCGGAGCGTGGACTTGGCTCAGTTCAGTGAGAACACACCGCTCTACCCGATCTGCCGAGCCTGGATGCGCAACAGCCCCACAGTGCGCGAGCGTGAACGCTCACCCAGTTCACCGCTGCCCCCACTGCCTGAGGATGAGGAGGTGGGATGGGTGGTGGGCCCCCGCCCAGCAGCCAGGGAGGGCAGTGGGTAGACAGTCACAAGGTACCTTCCCTCCTAGCTAATGGGATAGACAAGCACAGGTCTCTGTGTCTCTCAGGTAACTCCTGGATCCGGTGAGGCACACAGATAGGAACCCTTAGGCCAGGGGAATGGTTGGAGTGCCCCAGAGCAGACAGACGTGGCTATCTGttctgggagggagaggggacaggGTTCCTCTGGGCAAATAGATGTGACCTCCAAGATCAGGGGTTCCCAAGAGCTGGGAGACTGGGCAGGGGTCCTTAGTGCAAACAGATGTAGCCACCTGGCCTAGGGGAGCAGATGGGGACCCCTTGGGCTGGGAATGGAAGTCTCCATAGGTGGAGGTCTGTGTGCTGGGCAGGAGTAATTGAGGGGATCCCTGGGTTGGATAGGAGAAAGCAGGGATCCTTGGAGCAGACAGACATGACTCCTAAGTACAGGTCCCTGGTGAGACCCTCATGTCTTTTGTCACTGGGAAAGGAAGGAGGTGTGAAATGTGTGCCCCTGCCCCTCTTCTCTGACTCTCTTGGGCTTGGTGTGGGGTCCTATATCCTCAGGGTTCAGAGGTCACCAACAGCAAGAGTCGTGATGTGTATAAGCTGCCTCCACCCACAGCTCCCGGACCACCCGGAGATGCCTGTAGATCCCGAATTCCATCCCCACTGCAGCCTGAGACCCAGGGTACCCCTGATGATGAGGTGGGTGTGCAAGGCCGGCCTGGGGCAATGGGGCAGGAGTTATGGGGCTCGGGCGTGGCCACCCAGCCTGGCCTCTCTGTCCATGCAGCCCTCTGAGCCTGAGCCCTCACCCTCCGCACTCATCTACCGAAACATGCAGCGCTGGAAACGCATCCGCCAGAGGTGAGCATCCCCCAACTGCTTGTTCCCTGTGGCCTGTGCGCCAACTGCTGAGtcctccctctgccttccccccaccccaactgcAGGTGGAAGGAGGCATCCCATCGGAACCAGCTTCGTTACTCAGAAAGCATGAAGATCCTACGGGAGATGTACGAGCGACAGTGATgttcccctgtccccacccccaccccaataaACATTCCCCTCGTCCACACTGGCCTCCGCTTTCTCCAGCCCATCCTTCCCGGATCAGACATAAAGCAGTTGGCACAGCTGTAGCACATTTATTGGGGGAGTGAGGGGATGGGGCATCAGGGAATTTGAGGCAAGAGAAAGATTGTGGGGAATCAAAGAAAGTGGCTGCTTGGTTGGGTCTTGGAGAATAAGGGGAGGGGTGTGGAAGGTGGCTATGTGGTTGGAGACTTGGGGGTCATGACAGTGACTGGGGGGTTCTGGTTGGAGCTGGGCTTAGGGGCCTAGGACATCCGTGCAGAGTCTGAGGAGATGGGGTGGATATCTGTACAGTGTGAGGTTGAGGGTCCTGGTTGGCCTAGAATAGGTGTAAAAGGGTGGGGGTCAGAAAAGGGGTTCAAGAGTCTGGGGGTGGCTGGCTGAGGTTTCAAGTTAGAAGATGGGTTGGGGGGAGAGAGTGAGGAGAAGTGGAGTATCTGGTTGGAATGAGGGGAAGGACCCAGAGTCTTGGGGACCAGGCCAGGAAGGTCCAGGTTGGGAGGTCTGTGCAGAGTTTGAGGGGAAGCGGGGGCTTATGCTTGACTGGCGTAGGCCTAGGGTGGGGGCAGGTCTGTCTACACCATAATCTTGGGTGGGGGGGATTGAAACGGGGTGTGGAGATGTTTTCCTAGAGAAGTCAGAAGGAAATAGGGAGTTTGGAGTGGGGTTCTACGCCAAGCGGGGTCAGTGGGGATGGGAGACTGTAGGCTGGGGGATTGTGCTTGTAGGGTCTGGAAGCCAGAGAGGTGTCGGGAGGTTTGAAAACAGGAGCGTGTGTGAGAGAGGGAGTGTCAGTGAAAAGGTCTAGGTTATCAAGGCTGCGTCTAGGTTGGAAGGTTCAAGGCAGACCCCAGATTGGGTGGGCGGGTAGTCTTGGCGCGCTCGGGACATCTGGCTGGGCGGAGTCAGGTCGGCTTTAAAAGTGCGGTGGAAGGGCCTGAGGCGGCTCCCAGGGTTCAGGCGTGCTCTGGCTCCTACTTGGCGGCAGCCGCCGGCGGCGACGGCAGCGGAGCCTGGGCCGGAGCAGGTGCGGCCTGGATGGAAAGGACGCCCTCAGGGGACAGCGCGGACGTCACGGACGCAGGGTCCACGCCAGGCGGCAAGCGGTAGCGGCGGTGAAACTCGCGCGCGATGTATCCGTGCTCATCCTGGAGGGAAAGAGGCTTGAGGGGCTCTGCCCATTCCCTGTAGATGCCCCGCCCCTCCGGCCTGCGGATCCTGCATACTTGTtctggccccgcccccgccagcgGGCTCACCGGGCGCTCCTCGTGGCGCGCGTGCACCTCCACGTGGTCGCCAACCACCTTGACGGCGATTTCCTCGGGTGAGAAGTGCTTCACATCCAGCAGCACCGAGAAATGCCCGGGGTCGGTCGATACCTGCGCACAGCCCGATAGTCATCGGGCGGGGCGAGGCTCCGGGGACCCAGAAAGGCCCCTCCCCTTGGTTCTCCGTTGGTTCCGGTGCTGCAGCTGTTCCTGGCCTCTGGAACTGGGGCGTCCCCTTTCCTACACGTAGCCACCGAGGACCTCTTCGCCCAGAATAACTGGGATCATCCCTCCCCTTGTAGCCACTGGGATTCCCCTCTCATCCAGAGTGATGAGGCCCCCTTACCCTGCAAGGTCAGGGACCTCCGTCCTCACGGGGTGAGGCCTGCCCTCTCCCCCAGTGTCAGCAACGCCGTAGTCAGCGTGTCCTTCTGAACACTGACTCCTCAGCCCCCTTCCCCTCAGAGCCCCAGGGGCCCTTACTGCGCCACCC
This region of Balaenoptera acutorostrata chromosome 19, mBalAcu1.1, whole genome shotgun sequence genomic DNA includes:
- the LIN37 gene encoding protein lin-37 homolog isoform X3, which encodes MFPVKVKVEKSELEMAKARNQLDAVLQCLLEKSHMDRERLDEEAGKTPSDTHNKDCSITASGKRPSARFPHQRRKKRREMDEGLAEGGPQRSNSYVIKLFDRSVDLAQFSENTPLYPICRAWMRNSPTVRERERSPSSPLPPLPEDEELPDHPEMPVDPEFHPHCSLRPRVPLMMSPLSLSPHPPHSSTETCSAGNASARGGRRHPIGTSFVTQKA
- the LIN37 gene encoding protein lin-37 homolog isoform X1 yields the protein MFPVKVKVEKSELEMAKARNQLDAVLQCLLEKSHMDRERLDEEAGKTPSDTHNKDCSITASGKRPSARFPHQRRKKRREMDEGLAEGGPQRSNSYVIKLFDRSVDLAQFSENTPLYPICRAWMRNSPTVRERERSPSSPLPPLPEDEEGSEVTNSKSRDVYKLPPPTAPGPPGDACRSRIPSPLQPETQGTPDDEPSEPEPSPSALIYRNMQRWKRIRQRWKEASHRNQLRYSESMKILREMYERQ
- the LIN37 gene encoding protein lin-37 homolog isoform X2, with the translated sequence MFPVKVKVEKSELEMAKARNQLDAVLQCLLEKSHMDRPSARFPHQRRKKRREMDEGLAEGGPQRSNSYVIKLFDRSVDLAQFSENTPLYPICRAWMRNSPTVRERERSPSSPLPPLPEDEEGSEVTNSKSRDVYKLPPPTAPGPPGDACRSRIPSPLQPETQGTPDDEPSEPEPSPSALIYRNMQRWKRIRQRWKEASHRNQLRYSESMKILREMYERQ
- the HSPB6 gene encoding heat shock protein beta-6 isoform X2 is translated as MEIPVPVQPSWLRRASAPLPGLSAPGRLFDQRFGEGLLEAELAALCPAALAPYYLRAPSVALPTAQVSTDPGHFSVLLDVKHFSPEEIAVKVVGDHVEVHARHEERPDEHGYIAREFHRRYRLPPGVDPASVTSALSPEGVLSIQAAPAPAQAPLPSPPAAAAK
- the HSPB6 gene encoding heat shock protein beta-6 isoform X1, which codes for MEIPVPVQPSWLRRASAPLPGLSAPGRLFDQRFGEGLLEAELAALCPAALAPYYLRAPSVALPTAQVSTDPGHFSVLLDVKHFSPEEIAVKVVGDHVEVHARHEERPVSPLAGAGPEQDEHGYIAREFHRRYRLPPGVDPASVTSALSPEGVLSIQAAPAPAQAPLPSPPAAAAK